A single region of the Gloeocapsa sp. PCC 73106 genome encodes:
- a CDS encoding RuBisCO accumulation factor 1 yields MKGEKKMTEEQLTEVEASELIGSLLHKEGHWVDWGKACQKLQKAGYNSQTIFEATGFQSSQQNLIIVAAQVYESISNAGVSEEVLTYFLGPRSDVLYELRILNQEQRAKTALLVMAKALAADATKEVAKAVQEMSHLSQLPPGFTNHPGDAIAYQSWKRARQKKDLQERSRLIAQGLKFAHSASAREAIEKLLSDFSVAPTASAPLLPLYRLEAEEQLPRPIPVAGTLPLTGEDIVKVPSLCLSEPFGTVKIPADTHLVSIPGWQTVLQAVDPVVIFTESDLLPQVLSSSSETVLVLVDRHLTSWNIHSYFLVAQADKLSIGWFETAPNLHIFGQVILILRPKKILDEDNLSQPWQMDD; encoded by the coding sequence ATAAAGGGTGAAAAAAAAATGACGGAAGAACAACTAACCGAAGTAGAAGCGAGTGAGCTCATAGGCTCACTTCTACACAAGGAAGGGCACTGGGTAGATTGGGGCAAAGCCTGTCAAAAACTGCAAAAAGCAGGTTACAACTCTCAAACTATTTTCGAAGCAACTGGCTTCCAAAGTAGTCAACAAAATTTAATTATAGTGGCAGCACAAGTCTACGAAAGTATTAGTAATGCTGGAGTATCTGAGGAGGTACTTACCTATTTTCTCGGTCCTCGTAGTGATGTGTTATACGAATTACGAATTCTTAACCAAGAACAAAGGGCAAAAACCGCTCTCTTGGTCATGGCAAAAGCTTTAGCCGCCGATGCTACCAAGGAAGTCGCTAAGGCTGTACAAGAAATGTCCCATTTGTCTCAACTACCCCCAGGCTTCACCAATCACCCCGGAGACGCGATCGCCTACCAATCTTGGAAACGCGCCCGTCAAAAAAAAGACCTCCAAGAACGTTCTCGACTCATTGCCCAGGGACTGAAATTTGCTCATTCTGCTAGCGCCAGAGAGGCAATTGAAAAACTTCTGAGCGATTTTAGCGTTGCTCCGACGGCTTCTGCACCCCTGTTACCCCTTTATCGTTTAGAAGCTGAAGAACAATTACCCCGTCCCATCCCTGTAGCGGGTACTTTACCTTTGACGGGTGAAGATATAGTTAAAGTTCCTAGTCTTTGTCTGTCTGAACCCTTTGGTACGGTTAAAATCCCAGCTGATACCCATTTAGTCTCTATTCCTGGTTGGCAAACGGTGTTACAAGCAGTAGATCCGGTGGTAATTTTTACCGAAAGTGATTTATTACCCCAAGTACTTTCTAGTAGCTCAGAAACTGTCTTAGTATTAGTTGATCGTCACCTAACCAGTTGGAATATTCACAGTTATTTCCTAGTAGCGCAGGCAGATAAGCTCAGTATCGGCTGGTTTGAAACTGCTCCTAATCTCCATATATTTGGTCAAGTAATCTTGATTTTACGCCCTAAAAA